From Mycolicibacterium fluoranthenivorans, one genomic window encodes:
- a CDS encoding MCE family protein, which yields MTQPDSKSRREKWLRGGLAVTLVVLLAVGVYLVWPNRGGQKIVAYFTTAVGLYPGDEVRVVGVPIGRIDSIEPRATDVKITMTLDDGIKVPTDARALIIAPNLVSARFIQLTPAYTGGDALADNAQIGLDRTGVPVEWDEVKEQLTQLSAQLGPKQGGVQGPLVAAVNQAADTFDGNGDSFRQALRELSQTAGRLGDSRTDLFGTVRNLQVLVNALANSNEQIVQFTNHVASVSQVLAASSADLDATLGALNQALGDVKGLLHDSNKSLIDSVSKLADFTQILTDHSDDIEQILHVTPNGLANFYNIYNPAQGTVGGLLSLPNFANPVQFICGGTFDIGANPDNYKRAEICRQRMGPVLKRITMNYPPVLFHPIDSITAYKGQIIYDTPETEAKAQTPVPYLQWQPAPGVTPPVVAPDGSLSDLILPPPAVTGQISPAGPVPPPPPMGAGPLPGPPPATPAAATPPLPAEGSGG from the coding sequence ATGACCCAACCCGATTCGAAATCACGCCGCGAGAAGTGGCTGCGTGGCGGACTTGCCGTCACGCTGGTGGTGCTGCTCGCCGTAGGTGTGTATCTGGTCTGGCCGAACCGCGGCGGACAGAAGATCGTCGCCTACTTCACCACTGCTGTCGGCTTGTATCCCGGCGACGAGGTCCGCGTGGTGGGGGTGCCGATCGGCCGGATCGACTCGATCGAGCCGCGCGCCACCGATGTGAAGATCACCATGACGCTCGACGACGGCATCAAGGTGCCGACCGACGCGCGTGCCCTGATCATCGCGCCGAACCTGGTGTCCGCCAGGTTCATTCAGCTGACACCGGCCTACACCGGCGGCGATGCGCTCGCCGACAACGCCCAGATCGGGCTCGATCGCACCGGCGTTCCCGTCGAGTGGGACGAGGTCAAAGAGCAGCTCACCCAGCTGTCTGCCCAGTTGGGTCCCAAACAGGGCGGTGTGCAGGGACCGCTGGTGGCCGCGGTCAACCAGGCCGCCGACACGTTCGACGGCAACGGCGACTCGTTCCGGCAGGCACTGCGCGAACTGTCGCAGACCGCGGGCCGGCTCGGTGACTCGCGGACCGACCTGTTCGGCACGGTGCGTAATCTGCAGGTGCTGGTGAACGCGCTGGCCAACAGCAACGAGCAGATCGTGCAGTTCACGAATCATGTGGCCTCGGTGTCTCAGGTGCTGGCGGCCAGTTCTGCCGATCTGGACGCCACGCTCGGCGCGCTGAATCAGGCCCTCGGGGATGTCAAAGGGCTTCTGCATGATTCGAACAAGTCGCTGATCGACTCGGTGAGCAAATTGGCCGACTTCACCCAGATCCTCACGGATCACAGCGATGACATAGAGCAGATTCTGCACGTCACGCCGAATGGTCTGGCCAACTTCTATAACATCTACAACCCCGCCCAGGGCACCGTCGGTGGCCTGTTGTCCCTGCCGAACTTCGCCAACCCGGTCCAGTTCATCTGCGGCGGCACCTTCGATATCGGCGCGAACCCGGACAACTACAAGCGCGCCGAGATCTGCAGGCAGCGAATGGGACCGGTGCTCAAGCGTATCACGATGAACTACCCGCCCGTGCTGTTCCATCCGATCGACAGCATCACCGCGTACAAGGGACAGATCATCTACGACACTCCGGAGACCGAGGCCAAGGCCCAGACCCCGGTGCCGTATCTCCAGTGGCAGCCGGCACCCGGCGTCACACCGCCCGTCGTGGCGCCCGACGGCAGCCTGAGCGATCTGATCCTGCCGCCGCCGGCGGTCACCGGTCAGATCTCACCGGCAGGCCCGGTTCCCCCGCCGCCGCCGATGGGTGCGGGTCCGCTGCCCGGGCCGCCGCCCGCGACTCCGGCCGCTGCGACGCCGCCACTTCCCGCGGAAGGATCGGGTGGATGA
- a CDS encoding MCE family protein: MSSGSAKRSHVRIAAAILAAIVVAAVVFTYLSYTAAFTKTDTVTVTSQRAGLVMENDAKVKYRGIQIGKVTNIAFTGEQAKLTLDIDRNQMRFIPSNALVKIGGTTVFGAKSVEFLPPQDPKKTTLQPGANIEASSVQLEVKTLFQTLTDLLHKIDPINLNATLTALGEGLRGHGDDLGATMAGLNSYLGQINPKLPTLQSDIAKAGVVANIYGDTGADLATVLDNAPKLSKTIVDEKDNLNAALLAATGFAENGTATLAPAADDYIAAINRLRAPLKVLGDYSPEFGCMLQGIAIDVDRFAPIIGGIRPGLFVSSSFLPGAPAYTYPESLPMVNASGGPNCRGLPDLPIKQFGGSWYRSPFLVTDNAYVPYQPNTELQWNAPSTLQFLFNGAYAERDDF; encoded by the coding sequence GTGTCCTCCGGAAGTGCCAAGCGCAGTCATGTCAGGATCGCCGCTGCGATCCTCGCCGCGATCGTGGTCGCCGCGGTGGTGTTCACCTATCTCTCCTACACCGCCGCCTTCACCAAGACCGACACCGTCACCGTGACGTCACAGCGCGCCGGCCTGGTGATGGAGAACGACGCCAAGGTCAAGTATCGCGGCATTCAGATCGGTAAGGTCACCAATATCGCCTTCACCGGCGAGCAGGCCAAGCTGACCCTGGACATCGACCGCAACCAGATGCGTTTCATCCCGTCCAACGCGTTGGTGAAGATCGGCGGGACAACGGTTTTCGGTGCGAAGTCGGTCGAATTCCTGCCCCCGCAGGATCCGAAGAAGACGACCTTGCAGCCGGGTGCGAACATCGAGGCCAGCAGCGTGCAGCTGGAAGTCAAAACGCTGTTCCAGACCCTGACCGACCTGCTGCACAAGATCGACCCGATCAACCTGAACGCCACGCTGACAGCGCTGGGCGAGGGTCTGCGCGGCCATGGTGATGACCTGGGGGCCACCATGGCCGGGCTGAACTCCTATCTGGGGCAGATCAATCCGAAACTGCCGACGCTGCAGTCCGATATCGCCAAGGCGGGCGTGGTCGCCAACATCTACGGCGACACCGGCGCCGATCTGGCCACGGTCCTGGACAACGCGCCGAAGCTGTCCAAGACGATCGTCGACGAGAAGGACAATCTCAACGCCGCGCTGCTGGCCGCCACCGGATTCGCGGAAAACGGCACCGCAACGCTGGCACCGGCCGCCGACGACTACATCGCCGCCATCAACCGGTTGCGGGCGCCGCTCAAGGTACTCGGCGACTACTCACCCGAGTTCGGTTGCATGCTGCAAGGCATCGCGATCGACGTGGACCGGTTCGCCCCGATCATCGGCGGTATCCGGCCCGGGCTGTTTGTGTCGTCGAGCTTCCTGCCCGGCGCACCGGCCTACACCTACCCGGAGAGCCTGCCGATGGTGAACGCCTCCGGCGGGCCGAACTGCCGCGGACTGCCGGACCTGCCCATCAAGCAGTTCGGCGGATCGTGGTACCGCTCGCCGTTCTTGGTGACCGACAACGCCTATGTGCCGTACCAGCCGAACACCGAACTGCAATGGAATGCGCCGTCGACGCTGCAATTCCTGTTCAACGGTGCGTACGCGGAACGGGATGACTTCTGA
- a CDS encoding MCE family protein yields MASPKGDNPLRTGILGIFVVACLVLISFGYTGLPWWPQGRNYEAYFTDAGGISPGNDVAVSGIKVGKVTSVALAGDQAKVGFTVDRNIKVGNQTLVAIKTDTVLGQKSLSVTPKGGGDSTVIPVGRTTTPYTLNTALQDLGGNVSALDKPKFEQALQTLTDTLHDATPQLRGALDGVASLSRSLNKRDEALEELLRHAKNVSDTLAQRADQVNKLVTDGNLLFAALDERRQALSSLIAGIDDVSHQLSGLVADNKREFEPLLRRLNAVMDNLLERREHIGEALKRLPPYATALGEVVGNGSGFNINLYGLPPATISEVLLDTYFQPGKLPDSLADYLRGLISERLLVRPKSS; encoded by the coding sequence ATGGCTAGCCCCAAGGGCGATAACCCCTTACGGACCGGCATCCTCGGTATCTTCGTGGTGGCGTGTCTGGTGCTGATCTCCTTCGGGTACACCGGCCTGCCGTGGTGGCCGCAGGGTCGCAATTACGAGGCCTATTTCACCGACGCCGGTGGAATCTCGCCCGGCAACGACGTGGCGGTGTCCGGAATCAAGGTCGGCAAGGTCACCTCGGTGGCGCTGGCCGGTGACCAGGCGAAGGTCGGGTTCACCGTGGACCGCAACATCAAGGTCGGCAACCAGACCCTGGTCGCCATCAAAACCGATACCGTGCTCGGTCAGAAGTCCCTGTCGGTGACGCCCAAAGGCGGCGGTGATTCGACGGTGATCCCGGTGGGGCGCACCACGACTCCCTACACCTTGAACACCGCGCTGCAGGATCTCGGTGGCAATGTCAGTGCCCTCGACAAGCCGAAGTTCGAACAGGCGCTGCAGACGTTGACCGACACGCTGCACGACGCGACTCCGCAATTGCGCGGTGCCCTGGACGGGGTGGCGAGCCTGAGCCGCAGCCTGAACAAACGCGACGAGGCACTCGAAGAGTTACTGCGGCATGCGAAGAACGTGTCCGACACGCTGGCCCAGCGCGCCGATCAGGTGAACAAGTTGGTCACCGATGGCAACCTGCTGTTCGCCGCGCTCGATGAGCGTCGGCAGGCGCTGAGCTCCCTGATCGCCGGCATCGACGATGTCTCGCACCAGCTTTCGGGCCTCGTCGCCGACAACAAGCGTGAGTTCGAGCCGTTGCTGCGGCGGCTGAATGCAGTGATGGACAACCTGCTTGAGCGGCGCGAGCATATCGGTGAAGCGCTCAAGCGGCTGCCGCCCTATGCGACGGCGCTCGGCGAAGTGGTCGGAAACGGATCGGGCTTCAACATCAACCTGTACGGCCTGCCGCCGGCGACCATCTCCGAAGTGCTGCTGGACACGTACTTCCAGCCCGGCAAGCTGCCGGACAGCCTGGCCGACTACTTGCGTGGCCTGATCTCTGAGCGTCTGTTGGTGAGGCCCAAGTCGTCATGA
- a CDS encoding MlaE family ABC transporter permease, which produces MIEQLAAPARAVGGFFEMTIDTFVKMFQRPFQFREFLDQTWMIARVSLVPTLLVSIPFTVLVAFTLNILLREIGAADLSGAGTAFGTITQLGPVVTVLVVAGAGATAICADLGARTIREEIDAMRVLGIDPIQRLVVPRVLASTFVALLLNGLVCAIGLAGGYVFSVFLQGVNPGAFINGLTILTGLGELVLAMFKAVLFGLMAGLVGCYRGLTVQGGPKGVGIAVNETVVYAFICLFVINVILTAVGVRVLER; this is translated from the coding sequence TTGATCGAACAGCTTGCGGCTCCGGCGCGGGCCGTGGGTGGATTCTTCGAGATGACCATCGACACCTTCGTCAAGATGTTTCAGCGGCCGTTTCAGTTCCGCGAGTTCCTCGACCAGACCTGGATGATCGCTCGCGTCTCGCTCGTCCCGACGTTGTTGGTATCCATCCCGTTCACCGTGCTGGTGGCCTTCACGCTCAACATCCTGTTGCGTGAGATCGGCGCGGCCGATCTGTCCGGAGCCGGCACGGCGTTCGGCACCATCACCCAGCTCGGCCCGGTGGTGACGGTGCTCGTCGTCGCCGGTGCCGGCGCCACCGCGATCTGCGCAGATCTCGGTGCGCGCACCATCCGTGAAGAGATCGACGCCATGCGAGTGCTCGGTATCGATCCGATCCAGCGGCTGGTGGTCCCGCGGGTGCTGGCCTCCACCTTCGTGGCCTTGCTGCTCAACGGTCTGGTTTGCGCGATCGGCCTCGCGGGTGGCTACGTCTTCTCGGTATTCCTGCAGGGCGTGAATCCAGGAGCCTTCATCAACGGACTGACGATCCTGACCGGATTGGGTGAGTTGGTGCTCGCCATGTTCAAGGCCGTCCTGTTCGGTCTGATGGCCGGTCTGGTGGGCTGCTACCGCGGGCTCACCGTGCAGGGCGGACCCAAGGGTGTCGGCATCGCCGTCAACGAGACGGTCGTCTACGCCTTCATCTGCCTCTTTGTCATCAATGTCATCCTGACCGCCGTGGGCGTCCGGGTCCTGGAGCGGTGA
- a CDS encoding ferredoxin yields MRVEVDRDRCEGNAVCVGIAPDLFDLDEDDYAVIKADPVPADQEDLAEQAVAECPRAALIRKD; encoded by the coding sequence ATGCGTGTGGAAGTCGACCGCGATCGTTGTGAAGGCAACGCGGTTTGCGTCGGTATCGCCCCCGACCTGTTTGATCTGGATGAGGACGACTATGCGGTGATCAAGGCCGACCCGGTGCCGGCCGACCAGGAGGACCTGGCCGAACAAGCCGTCGCCGAGTGCCCGCGCGCAGCCCTGATCCGAAAAGACTAG
- a CDS encoding mammalian cell entry protein, with protein MVEDGTKPVRRRASRPAGPAGSEPGPAPGPVVMSVPAGVPTGKPKAAVPLARRQPNRGRVALVSAVAAVVAAAVLVTVVLVLLTQYRQAEAATARQQQFVDTAEQTVLNMFSYDQNNIDDSVNRFVNGISGPLRDMMSQNNNVDNLKAIFRDTNATSEAVISGAALEKIDEVGSNAAVLVAVRVTVTDIDGVNKPSEAYRMRVIVHEDDNGHMTGYDLKYPEGGN; from the coding sequence ATGGTTGAGGACGGCACGAAGCCGGTCCGTCGGCGTGCTTCGCGTCCGGCCGGCCCGGCGGGTAGCGAGCCCGGGCCGGCGCCCGGGCCGGTGGTCATGAGCGTTCCCGCTGGCGTGCCCACAGGGAAGCCGAAGGCGGCGGTGCCGCTGGCGCGGCGGCAGCCCAACCGCGGTCGGGTGGCCCTGGTGTCGGCCGTCGCGGCAGTCGTCGCGGCGGCCGTCCTCGTGACGGTGGTCCTCGTACTGCTCACGCAGTACCGCCAAGCAGAAGCGGCGACGGCCCGGCAGCAGCAGTTCGTCGACACGGCCGAGCAGACCGTACTGAACATGTTCAGCTATGACCAGAACAACATCGACGACAGCGTGAACCGATTCGTGAATGGGATCAGTGGGCCGCTTCGCGACATGATGAGCCAGAACAACAATGTCGACAACCTCAAGGCCATCTTCCGCGACACCAATGCGACTTCGGAAGCCGTCATCAGCGGCGCGGCGCTGGAGAAGATCGACGAGGTCGGCAGTAATGCCGCAGTGCTGGTGGCCGTGCGCGTCACCGTCACCGATATCGACGGCGTCAACAAACCGTCAGAGGCCTACCGGATGCGGGTCATCGTGCACGAGGATGACAACGGCCACATGACCGGATACGACCTGAAGTACCCCGAGGGTGGAAACTGA
- a CDS encoding MCE family protein, whose translation MGSQRRTLINVIVFTVAMVLVAAGLVVVFGQFRFASSSPYHANFAEASRLKAGQDVRISGVPVGSVSSVKLNPDNSVDVAFEVNKRYQLYTSTRAVVRYENLVGDRYLEIASGPGELRKLPPGSTIARENTQPALDLDALLGGLKPVLKGLDGTKVNEISSAVLELLQGQGGAIQNLLANTSSFSQNLANRDQLIGDVINNLNTVLGTVDAKGTQFNASVDELQKLISGLAEGRDPIAGAIGPLASAENDLTEMLQASRRPLQGVIENSRPFLQRMDERKADVNKVIEPLAENYLRLNALGAYGAYFNIYYCSIRLKINGPAGSDILIPFGGPADPTKGRCSDNG comes from the coding sequence ATGGGTAGTCAACGACGAACGTTGATCAACGTCATCGTGTTCACGGTGGCGATGGTGTTGGTCGCTGCCGGTCTGGTGGTGGTCTTCGGCCAATTCCGGTTCGCGTCCAGCAGTCCGTATCACGCCAACTTCGCCGAGGCCTCCCGGCTGAAGGCGGGCCAGGACGTCCGGATCTCCGGGGTGCCGGTGGGCAGCGTCAGTTCGGTGAAGCTCAACCCCGACAACAGCGTCGACGTGGCCTTCGAGGTCAACAAGCGATATCAGCTCTACACCTCGACCAGGGCCGTGGTGCGCTACGAGAACCTGGTCGGCGACCGCTATCTGGAGATCGCGTCAGGTCCCGGTGAACTGCGCAAGCTCCCGCCCGGAAGCACCATCGCGCGCGAGAACACCCAGCCAGCCCTGGATCTGGACGCGCTGTTGGGTGGACTGAAACCGGTGCTCAAGGGTCTCGACGGGACGAAGGTCAACGAGATCAGCAGTGCCGTCCTGGAACTGCTACAGGGCCAGGGCGGTGCCATCCAGAATCTGCTGGCCAACACCAGTTCGTTCAGCCAGAACCTGGCCAACCGGGACCAGCTCATCGGCGACGTGATCAACAATCTCAACACCGTGTTGGGAACCGTCGATGCGAAGGGTACCCAGTTCAACGCCAGTGTCGACGAACTTCAAAAGCTCATCTCCGGACTCGCCGAGGGCCGCGATCCCATCGCCGGTGCGATCGGACCGCTCGCCTCTGCCGAGAACGACTTGACCGAGATGCTGCAGGCGTCGAGGCGGCCGCTGCAGGGTGTCATCGAGAACTCGCGGCCGTTCCTGCAACGGATGGATGAGCGCAAGGCTGACGTCAATAAGGTGATCGAGCCACTGGCCGAGAACTACCTACGCCTGAACGCGCTCGGTGCGTACGGCGCGTACTTCAACATCTACTACTGCTCGATCAGGCTGAAGATCAACGGACCGGCCGGCAGCGACATCCTGATCCCATTCGGCGGTCCCGCCGATCCCACCAAGGGGAGGTGCTCGGACAATGGCTAG
- a CDS encoding 3-oxoacyl-ACP reductase, which yields MAETSSISADNTAALDLSGKVAVVTGAAAGLGRAEAVGLARAGATVVVNDIAAALDKSDVLDEIAAAGAKGVAVAGDISARSTADELVSTADGLGGLSIVVNNAGITRDKMLFNMSDEDWDAVIAVHLRGHFLLTRNAATYWRAKAKDSADGRVYGRIVNTSSEAGLAGPVGQANYGAAKAGITALTLTAARGLGRYGVRANAIAPRARTAMTADVFGDAPELSDGQVDALSPEHVVTLVTYLSSPASDAVNGQLFIVYGPTVTLVAAPTVAQRFQADGDAWDPAALSSALGGFFAERDPETGFSATALMGS from the coding sequence TTGGCCGAAACATCTTCGATATCCGCTGACAACACCGCCGCGCTCGACCTGTCCGGAAAGGTCGCCGTCGTGACCGGTGCCGCGGCCGGTCTGGGCCGCGCGGAAGCCGTGGGTCTGGCCCGTGCGGGCGCCACTGTCGTGGTCAACGACATCGCCGCCGCGCTGGACAAATCGGATGTGCTCGACGAGATCGCCGCGGCCGGCGCCAAGGGCGTGGCCGTTGCCGGTGACATCAGTGCCCGCAGCACCGCCGACGAACTGGTGTCGACTGCGGACGGCCTCGGCGGCTTGAGCATCGTCGTGAACAACGCCGGTATCACCCGGGACAAGATGCTGTTCAACATGTCCGACGAAGACTGGGACGCGGTGATCGCCGTGCACCTGCGCGGACACTTCCTGCTGACCCGGAACGCGGCCACGTACTGGCGGGCCAAGGCCAAGGACTCGGCGGACGGCCGGGTGTACGGGCGGATCGTCAACACCTCGTCAGAGGCCGGGCTGGCGGGCCCGGTGGGACAGGCCAACTACGGGGCCGCCAAGGCCGGCATCACGGCGCTGACCCTCACCGCCGCGCGTGGCCTGGGTCGCTATGGAGTGCGGGCCAACGCCATCGCGCCGCGGGCCCGGACGGCGATGACCGCCGATGTGTTCGGCGATGCTCCCGAGCTGTCCGACGGTCAGGTCGACGCGCTGTCGCCCGAGCACGTGGTGACGCTGGTGACCTATCTGTCCTCGCCGGCGTCCGATGCGGTGAACGGACAGCTGTTCATCGTCTACGGCCCGACGGTCACGTTGGTGGCCGCACCGACGGTCGCGCAGCGCTTCCAGGCCGACGGTGATGCCTGGGACCCGGCCGCGCTGAGCTCGGCGCTCGGTGGTTTCTTTGCTGAGAGGGATCCGGAAACGGGATTCTCGGCAACTGCACTAATGGGTTCTTGA
- a CDS encoding MCE family protein has protein sequence MRRIMLRGISLGSGALLLAGCQFGGLNSLDMPGTAGHGSGSYTITVELPDVATLPQNSPVMVDDVTVGSVSGIEAVQRPDGTFFAAVKLSLDGDVNLPANSTATVAQTSLLGSQHVQLTAPEGKGVGKLKQGSNIPLGSIGRYPTTEEVLSSLGVVVNKGNLGALQDITDEAYAAVAGRAGSFAELLPRLAELTASLDQQTNDIISAAEGLNRFASMLARSKDNLGRTLDSLPAALKVLNDNRSNIVDAFGALQKFAAIGSRVLSETKADFTADMKDLFPVIKAFNDNADDFIKDLELLPTFPFHYKYLRNAVRGDYLNVFVTFDLTVRRFGESLFTTSFFDPNMKRLNEVINPPDFLTGAMSNLSGQAADPFKIPPGTATQHGGTP, from the coding sequence ATGAGGCGGATCATGTTGCGGGGCATCTCACTCGGGTCAGGCGCGCTGCTACTGGCCGGCTGCCAGTTCGGCGGCCTGAACTCGCTGGACATGCCGGGCACCGCGGGGCACGGTTCCGGGTCCTACACCATCACCGTCGAACTGCCCGATGTCGCGACGTTGCCCCAGAACTCACCGGTGATGGTGGATGACGTCACCGTCGGCAGCGTGTCCGGTATCGAGGCCGTGCAGCGCCCGGACGGCACTTTCTTCGCCGCGGTGAAGCTCTCGCTGGACGGTGATGTCAACCTGCCGGCCAACTCGACGGCCACCGTGGCACAGACCTCTCTGCTCGGCTCGCAGCATGTGCAGCTGACCGCCCCGGAGGGTAAGGGCGTCGGAAAACTGAAGCAGGGCTCGAACATTCCGCTCGGCAGTATCGGCCGATACCCGACCACCGAGGAAGTGCTGTCCTCGCTCGGCGTGGTGGTCAACAAGGGTAATCTCGGTGCGCTGCAAGATATCACCGATGAGGCCTACGCAGCGGTGGCCGGCCGCGCGGGCAGCTTCGCCGAACTGCTACCACGTCTGGCCGAACTGACGGCTTCGCTGGATCAGCAGACCAACGACATCATCTCGGCAGCCGAGGGACTGAACCGGTTCGCGTCGATGCTGGCGCGCAGCAAGGACAACTTGGGCCGAACGCTGGACAGCCTGCCGGCTGCGCTCAAGGTGCTCAACGACAACCGGTCCAATATCGTCGACGCGTTCGGGGCGCTGCAGAAGTTCGCGGCGATCGGTTCGCGGGTGTTGTCCGAGACCAAGGCCGACTTCACCGCGGACATGAAGGATCTGTTCCCCGTCATCAAGGCGTTCAACGACAACGCCGACGATTTCATCAAGGATCTGGAACTCCTGCCGACCTTCCCGTTCCACTACAAGTATCTGCGTAACGCGGTCCGCGGTGACTACCTGAATGTGTTTGTGACATTCGACCTCACCGTGCGGCGGTTCGGTGAATCACTGTTCACCACGTCGTTTTTCGATCCAAACATGAAACGGTTGAACGAGGTGATCAATCCGCCGGACTTCCTCACCGGCGCGATGTCGAATCTGTCCGGTCAGGCGGCGGATCCGTTCAAGATCCCGCCGGGTACCGCCACCCAGCACGGAGGTACGCCGTAA
- a CDS encoding MCE family protein, whose protein sequence is MLDRLTRLQLSIFAVVTVLTVTAISAFYLHVPAALGIGTYNITANFVAGGGLYQNANVTYRGVTIGRVEEVGLTNDGVIAHMRLNTDTEVPENVTATVKSVSAIGEQYIDLVPPGNGEAPATKLLRDGSNIGVAHTAIGQDIAGLLKQADDLVSSVGDSRIQDLLKETFKAFNGSGPELSRLIQSSRQLVDEANANYGQTTQLIDQAGPFLDAQIRAGDDIKSSVDGLARFTTELSKADPQLRSVLRSVPGAVAEANTTFAGIRPTFPQLAANLANFGRIGVIYHKSIEQALVIFPALFAALNTAAGGVPADEGAKLDFKVDLGDPPPCATGFLPPTQVRTPADTTVRDLPTDLYCKTAQNDPSVVRGARNYPCQEFPGKRAPTIQLCRDPRGYVPLGSNPWRGPPVPYGTPVEDPRNILPPNKFPNIPPSADYDPGPPVVQLPPGVQPGPGPAPNAPFPLPVPPNDNPPAPPGTFYAPPDQVVPPYGRVPPPPAGAPAPADVPPPPLPAEAPPADASQPQASAPASTTYDPRTGVFADPAGGTGVFASGAEKFSPAENWVDLMMAPKQV, encoded by the coding sequence ATGCTGGACCGGTTGACCCGACTTCAGTTGTCGATCTTCGCCGTCGTCACCGTGCTCACTGTGACTGCGATCTCTGCGTTCTATCTGCACGTGCCGGCGGCTCTCGGAATCGGCACCTACAACATCACCGCGAACTTCGTGGCCGGCGGCGGCCTTTATCAGAACGCCAACGTCACCTACCGGGGCGTCACCATCGGCCGGGTGGAAGAGGTCGGGTTGACCAATGACGGCGTCATCGCCCACATGCGCCTCAACACCGATACCGAGGTCCCGGAGAACGTGACCGCGACGGTCAAGAGCGTGTCGGCGATCGGTGAGCAGTACATCGATTTGGTTCCGCCCGGCAACGGTGAGGCCCCGGCCACGAAGCTCCTGCGGGACGGTTCCAATATCGGCGTCGCGCACACCGCGATCGGTCAGGACATCGCGGGTCTGCTCAAGCAGGCTGACGACCTGGTCAGCAGCGTCGGTGACAGCCGCATCCAGGATCTGCTCAAAGAGACCTTCAAGGCGTTCAACGGATCCGGGCCCGAGCTGTCCCGGCTCATCCAGTCCTCTCGTCAGCTGGTGGACGAGGCCAATGCCAACTACGGGCAAACCACCCAGCTGATCGACCAAGCGGGGCCATTCCTGGACGCCCAGATCCGTGCCGGCGACGACATCAAATCGAGTGTCGACGGTCTGGCCCGGTTCACCACCGAGCTGAGCAAGGCCGATCCGCAGCTGCGTTCGGTGCTGCGTTCGGTGCCAGGAGCCGTCGCCGAAGCCAACACCACCTTCGCCGGCATCCGGCCGACGTTTCCGCAGCTTGCAGCGAATCTGGCCAACTTCGGCCGGATCGGCGTGATCTATCACAAGTCCATCGAACAGGCTCTGGTGATCTTCCCGGCCCTGTTCGCGGCGCTGAACACCGCCGCTGGGGGTGTGCCCGCCGACGAGGGCGCCAAGCTGGACTTCAAGGTCGACCTTGGCGATCCGCCGCCCTGTGCGACGGGATTCCTGCCGCCGACTCAGGTCAGGACACCGGCCGATACGACTGTGCGTGATCTGCCCACCGATCTGTATTGCAAGACCGCGCAGAACGATCCGTCGGTGGTGCGTGGCGCGCGCAACTACCCCTGCCAGGAGTTCCCCGGCAAGCGTGCGCCGACGATCCAGCTGTGCCGCGATCCGCGTGGTTATGTGCCGTTGGGCAGCAACCCGTGGCGCGGGCCCCCGGTGCCTTACGGCACCCCGGTCGAGGACCCCCGCAATATCCTGCCGCCCAACAAGTTCCCGAACATTCCGCCCAGCGCGGATTACGACCCGGGACCGCCGGTGGTGCAATTGCCGCCGGGAGTGCAGCCAGGGCCAGGCCCGGCTCCGAACGCGCCGTTCCCGCTGCCGGTGCCGCCGAATGACAACCCCCCGGCGCCGCCGGGGACGTTCTACGCGCCGCCGGATCAGGTGGTGCCGCCGTATGGGCGCGTTCCACCGCCCCCGGCCGGTGCGCCCGCGCCCGCCGACGTACCCCCGCCACCGCTCCCTGCCGAGGCACCTCCTGCGGATGCTTCGCAACCCCAGGCCAGTGCTCCGGCGAGCACCACCTACGATCCGAGGACCGGTGTGTTCGCGGACCCTGCGGGCGGCACCGGGGTGTTCGCCTCCGGAGCCGAGAAGTTCTCACCGGCGGAGAACTGGGTGGATTTGATGATGGCGCCGAAGCAGGTTTAG